CGCTTCGATGCCTCCACGCTCGAACCGTACATTGCCGCACCGCACAGCCCGGCCAACGCCCACGGCGTGAGCCGGTACGCGGGCACGCACGTCGACGTGGCCTACATCGGCGCCTGCACCGGTGCCAAGCTGGACGACCTGCGCGCTGCCGCGCAGGTGCTGCGCGGCCACAAGGTGGCGAGCGGTATCCGTCTCATCGTGGCGCCCGCCAGCCTGCGCGACCAGGAGCAGGCGCGCGAGGAAGGCGTGCTGCAGGTGCTGATGGACGCCGGTGCCGAACTCTTCCCGACGGCCTGCGGCGCTTGCTCGGGCTACGGCGACCCTATGGGCGACGACATCACCGTCATCTCGACCACGGCGCGCAACTTCAAGGGCCGCATGGGATCGCCGACTGCGCAGGTCTATCTGGGCTCGCCCTACACGGTGGCGGCGGCCGCATTGCGCGGCTGCGTGACCGATCCGCGCGAGGTACTTGCATGAGCGTAACCAAAGCGACGCACCGCGTCTGGCGCCTGGGCGCCGACATCGACACCGACCTGCTCGCGCCGGGCCATGCCATGAAGCACGGCATCGACATCATCGCGAAGCACTGCCTGGAGGCCATCCGCCCCGACTTCGCCACTGGCGTGCAGCGCGGCGACGTGCTGGTGGCCGGGCCCAACTTCGGCATCGGCTCCTCGCGCGAGCAGGCCGCCGCCGTGCTGGTGCACCTGGGGGTGGCCGCCGTCGTCGCGCCTTCGTACAGCGGCCTGTACTTTCGCAATGCCTTCAACGTGGGCCTGCTGCTGCTGACCTGCGCCGAGGCCGAGACCTTGAGCGAAGGCGAGCAGATCGCCCTCGACACCACGGCTCCCGAGATCGTCGCACCCGGCCGCAAGCGCCTGGCCTGCGAGCCGGTGCCCGGATTCCTCATGGACATGGTCCGCGCCGGCGGATTGATGAACCAGTTGCGCCAGCGCTCTGGCCGCCCCGTCTTCAAGAAAGCCCACGATGCATGATCCTTCTTCCGCCACAACCATCGACCCCGTCACGCTCGCCGTCCTGCGCGGTCGTCTCGAACAGGTGGCCGACGAAATGGACGCCACGCTCTACCGCAGCGCGTTCAACCCCATCATTGCCGAGGCGCACGACGCCTGCCACGGCCTCTACGACGCGGCGAGCGGCGACACGCTGGTGCAGGGCAAGTCGGGCTTGCCGGTGTTCGTGGGCGCCATGGCCTTCGCGGTGCGCGCCACCGCCAAGGCAGCCAAGCCGCGCGGCGGCATGAACGACGGCGACATCTGGATCAGCAACGACGCCTACGACGGCGGCACGCACGCCAACGACTTCAAGCTGGTGAAGCCGTTCTTTCGCAACGGCAAGCTCTACTGCTACATGGCCTCGGCTGCGCACTGGCACGACGTGGGCGGTGCGGTGCCCGGCAACTACAACCCGGCCGCCACCGAGTGCTGGCAGGAGGCGGTGCAGATTCCGCCGGTGCGCATCGTGCAGGGCGGCGTGCTCGATGCGGACGTGCTCGCGATCCTGCAGGCCAACACGCGCCTGCCCGACAGTCTTTGGGGCGACCTGAACGGACAGCTCGCCGCACTGGAGCTCGGCGAGAAGCGGCTGAACGGCCTGCTCGACGAGTATGGCGACGACCTGGTGCTCAACGCGCTCGGCGAGCTGCGCAGCCGCGCGCTGCGCTTGATGCGCTCGCACATCGCCTCGCTGCCCGATGGCCGCTACAGCTTCGAGGACGTGCTCGACAACGACGGCATCGTGAACGAGCCGCTGACCATCGCGCTCGACATGACGGTGGCCGGCGACCGGCTGCTGCTCGATTTTTCGCGCACCTCGCCGCAATGCGCGGGGCCTGTGAACATCTCGCGCGCCACGGCGGTGGCCGCCTGCTACGTCGCGCTCAAGCACCTGTTCCCCGATGTCCCCGCCAATGCCGGCGTGCTCGATGCGGTGGACTTCAACATTCCCGACAAGCTCGTGATCAGCTGCGAGCGCCCGCGCCCGGTCGGCGGCTACACCGAAACCATCCTGCGCATGATCGACGTGATCTTCAGCGCGGCGGCGCAGGCCGACCCGACGCGCGCCGTGGCGCAGGCCTACGGCACGATCAACGCGCTGTCGATCGCGGGCCACCGCAGCGACAAGGGCCGCGAAGGCCAGCGCTGGGTGATGTTCAGCTTCTTCGGCGGCGGCCATGGCGGCCACTCGGGCGGCGACGGGCTCTCGCACGGCAATGCGCCGATCTCGACCGCGACGATTCCGCCGCTCGAAATTCTCGAAGCCGCCTACCCCGTGCGCTTCACCGAATGGTCGCTGCGCGCCGATTCGGGCGGCGACGGAAAACACCGCGGCGGCCTCGGCGCCGTCTACGAAATCGAGCTGCTGGAGAAAGACGCCGAAGTGTTCGTCTTCGGCGAGCGCGGCACCTCGCCGCCCAAGGGCATCGCGGGCGGCGGCGAAGGCGCGGTCAACAAGTTCAGCTACGAGAACGCGGGCGAGTGGCACACGCCGCCCATGGTGTCGAAGATGCGTGGCATCCAGCTCACGCGCGGCGAGCGCGTGCGGCTCGAAACGCCCGGCGGCGGCGGCTGGGGCCACGCGGCCGATCGGCCTGCGCAACAGCGCGAGGCCGACAGCGCGATGGGCTATGTGACAACCGGCACCCCCACCGGCGGCAGCAAGAAGAAGGCGTCCGAATGACTTCCACTGATAAATCCCTTGTCGTCGGCGTCGATGTCGGCGGCACCTTCACCGACCTCTTCGTGCTCGACGAGGCCCACGGTACGGCGCGCATCGTCAAGGTGCCCTCCACGCGCGGCGAAGAAGCGCGCGGCTTCATGAACGGCGTGGCACGCGTGGCCGACTCGGCCGCGGCCATCGCCACCATCGTGCACGGCACCACGGTGGGCACCAACGCGCTGCTCGAACGCAAGGTGGCGCGCACCGGCATCATCACCACGCGCGGTTTCCGTGACGTGCTCGAGATGCGCCGCCGCGACCGGCCCGAGACCTGGGGCCTGCGTGGCAGCTTCACACCGGTGGTGCCGCGCGACCTGCGCCGCGAAGTCGACGAGCGCGTGCTCGCCGACGGCACGCTGCACACCGCAGTCGATCTGGACCAGGTGCGCGCCGAAGCCCGCTCGCTGCTCGAAGCCGGCTGCGAGGCCGTGTGCGTGTTCTTCATCAACACCTACGCGAACCCCGAGAACGAGCGCCTCGCCGTCGCGGCGGTGCGCGCGCTCTGGCCCAACCCGCACGTCACCTCGGCCAGCGAAGTGCTGCCCGAGATCCGCGAGTTCGAGCGCTGCTCGACCGCCACGCTCAACGCCGCACTGCAGCCCGTGGTGGGCGGCTACCTCGAGCGGCTCGAATCCGACCTGCGCGGCCAGGGCTTTGCCGGCGAGCTGCTGGTGGTGCAGAGCAACGGCGGCGTGATGTCGCGGCAGACCGCGAGCGACCTGCCGGTGCGCACGGCGCTGTCAGGCCCGGCGGCCGGCGTGATCGCCTGCGCGGCCATTGCGCGCGCGGCGGGCTTTCCGAACGCGATTACCGGCGACATGGGCGGCACCTCGTTCGACGTGTCGCTGGTGGCGAACGGCGAAGCCGCATTGGCCGCGCAGACCGCGATCGAGTTTGGCATGGTGATCCGCTCGCCGATGATCCAGATCGAAACCATCGGCGCCGGCGGCGGCTCCATCGCCTCGGTGGATGCGAGCGGCATGCTGCAGGTCGGCCCCGAGTCGGCCGGCAGCGTGCCGGGTCCGGCCTGCTACGGGCGCGGCAACATGCGCCCGACGGTGACCGATGCGAACGTGCTGCTGGGCCGCATCGCCGCCGATCGCCCACTGGGTGGAGGACTGCTCGCGGCACTGGATGCGCAGAAGTCGCGCCAGGCGATCGAGGAGCACGTCGCCCGGCCACTCGGCCTGGACGTGCACGCGGCCGCGGAAGCCATCCTCACCGTGGCCAATGCGCGCATGGCGGGCGCGATCCGCCTCGTGTCCATCGAACGCGGCCACGACCCGCGTCGCTTCGCCTACATGCCTTTCGGCGGCGGCGGTGCGCTGCATGTGTGCGCGATGATGCGCGAGGTGGGCGTCGCGACCGGCATCGTGCCGCGCTACCCCGGTGTGACCTCGGCCCTCGGCTGCGTGATCGCCGACATGCGCCACGACGCGGTGCAGACCCTCAACAAGCCTTTGACCGAGCTCGATGTGGGTGACCTGCAGCGCCGCATCGACGAACTGGCCGCGAGCTGCCAGCAGCGCCTGGATTCATCGGGCGTGCGCTTCGACCAGGTGCGCGAGGTCATCGCACTCGACATGCTCTACGCGGGCCAGACGCACACTCTGCCCGTGGTGCTCGCCGACGCGGGCAAGGCGCCAATCACGGCCGCATCGATCCGCGCCGCATTCGAGGCCAGCTACACCGCCGCATTCGGCCGGGTGCTCGAAGGCATTCCGGTCCGCGTGATGAACCTGCGTTATGCACGCATCGGCGTGCGACCGAAGTTCGACCTGAAGGTGCTGGCACCCGAAGGGCGGGGCAGCATCGTGCCGCTGGGCACGCAGCGCGTGTTCCACCACGGCCAGTGGCACGAGGCGGTGCGCTACGCTCGGCTCGACCTGCCAGTGGCTGCGCGCATCGAAGGCCCTGCAATCCTCGAACAGGCCGACACCACCGTGTGGCTCGAACCCGGATTCCATGCCGAGGTCGACGCGCACGGCAACCTTCTGGTGAGGCTGTCATGAGCACAGGCAAGAAATCCGTTGCAGCGAAGACCGCGCTGGTCGTCATCGACCTGCAGAACGACTTTCTCGATGCCAGCGGTGCCTATGCGCGCGGTGGCGACACCAATCCGCCGGCGCTGCTGCTGCCGGTGCGCGTGGCCGAGGTGGCGCGTGCGCTCAAGGCGGCGGGTGGCCTCGTGGCCGCAAGCCAGTTCACGCTGTGGCCGAACGCGGCCGGCGAACCGATGGTGTCGCCGCACCTCAAGGCGATGCGCCCTTATCTGAAAAAAGGCGACTTCGCGCCCGGCAGCTGGGGCCAGGCGAACGTCGACGCGTTGACCGGGCTGGTCGACGTGACGGTGAGCAAGGTCGCGTACTCGGCCTTCTTCAACACACAGCTCGACTGGGTGCTGCGCCACGCCGGCATCGACACGGTGGCGGTCTGCGGCATCGTCACCAATGGCGGCGTCGCGAGCACCGTGCGCGATGCGCACATGCGCGACTACCGCACGCTGGTGCTGTCCGATGGCTGCGCGGCCTTCGGCGAAGAACGCCACCAGACCTCGCTGGCCGACATGCGCAACGTGGCCGAGGTGACGGACTGCACAACCTTCATCGCATCGCTCGCATGACGACAAAGCCTCCGCGCCACATCCGTCGCGCCGCGCAGGTCGAGGCCGAAGTGCACGTGCCGGTGGCCATCGTCGGCGGCGGCGCCTGCGGGCTCACGACCGCACTGATGCTGAGCGATGCGGGCGTGGCCTCTGTGGTGCTGGAGCGCGACGCGCTGCCGAGCGGATCGACCGCGCTGTCCTCCGGCTTCATCCCCGCGCCCGGCACTCGCGCGCAGCGAGCGCATGGCGTACATGACGACAGCGCCGGGCGCTTCGCCGCCGACATCCAGGCCAAGGCCCATGGCCACGCCGCACCTGCGCTGGTCGAGGCCTATGCGGCGTCCATCGGTCCGGCGCTCGATGCGCTGCAGGAACGGCACGGCCTGCTGTGGATGCTGCTCGACGGCTTTCTCTATCCGGGTCACAGCGTGCATCGCATGCATTCGCTGCCGCAGAAAACCGGTGCGTCGCTGATGGCGGCCTTGCAAGCGGCCGTCGAGGCGGCGGGCATTCCCGTGCTGACGCAAGCGCTGGTCGACACTCTGGTGCTCGATGCCGAAGACCGCGTGATCGGCGTCGACTACTTGCGCCCCGATGGCAGCCGCGAAACGCTGGCCTGCGATGCGCTGCTGCTCGCCTGCAATGGCTTCGGCGGCAACGCGGAAATGGTCCGCACGCTGCTGCCCGAGATGGCCGAAGCCACCTTCGGCGGTCACGTCGGCAACGACGGCAGCGCGATCCTGTGGGGCCAATCGCTGGGCGCACGTCTGCGCGACCTCGGTGGCTACCAGGGCCATGGCTCGTGGGTCACGCCGCAAGGGGCGCTGATGTCGTGGGCCGTGATGATGGAAGGCGGCGTACAGCTCAACTGCGAAGGCCTGCGCTTTCACGACGAGACGCAGGGCTACTCGGAAGCCGCGGTGCACGTGCTCGCGCAACCGGGCGGCATTGCCTGGAACGTGTTCGACACGCCGCTGCTCGCACTGGCGCGGGGCTTCCCCGACTTCTGCGAGGCCGAAGCGGCGGGCGCGTTGCGCCGCTGCGAATCGGTGGCTTCGCTGGCGGATTGCATCGGCTGCGAGCCTTCCGTGCTGCAAGGCACGTTCGACGCCATGCGCGCCAGCACGCCACCGCCCGATGGCCGCGTGTTCGCACGCGCGCTCGAAGCGCCGTACTTCGCAGTGAAGGTTACGGGCGCGCTGTTCCACACCCAAGGCGGCCTCGACACCGCGCCCGACATGCGCGTGCTGCGGCACGACGGCACGCCCTTCACCAACCTGTTCGCCGCCGGTGGCGCGGCGGGCGGTGTTTCTGGCGATGAGGTGTGGGGTTATCTCTCCGGCAACGGCCTGCTGAGTGCGGTGGCCGGAGGCTACATCGCGGCGCACACTGCCGCTGCATTGAGCCATTCGACGAAAGCGTCTCCATGACGAACCCTTCCTTCAAGGCCCGGCTCGCACGCCACGACATCGTGCTTGCGCCCGGCGTGTACGACGCGCTCAGCGCCCTCGTGGCCGAGCAGGCCGGCTTCGAGGCGCTCTACCTCTCGGGCGCCTCCATCGCCTACACGCGGCTCGGCCGTTCCGACGTCGGCCTCACCACCTACACCGAGGTGGCCGACACCCTGGCCCGCATCACCGAGCGCGTGAGGCTGCCTGTGATCGTCGATGCCGACACCGGTTTCGGCAACGCGCTCAACACCCAGCGCACAGTGCGCGGCTTCGAGCGCGCGGGCGCGGCGATGGTGCAGATCGAAGACCAGACCTTTCCCAAGCGCTGCGGCCACCTCGACGGCAAGGCCGTGGTGCCCGAGCGCGAGATGGTCGGCAAGCTCAAGGCCGCACTGGACGCGCGCGCCTCGAGCGACACGCTGATCCTCGCGCGCACCGATGCGGTGGCGGTCGAAGGGCTAGCCGCTGCTCTGGACCGCGCCGAGGCGTACCTCGAATGCGGCGTGGACGCGCTCTTCATCGAGGCGCTGCGCTCGCCCGAGCAAATGGACGCGGCCTGCCGGCGCTTCGGCGACCGCGTGCCGCTCCTGGCCAACATGGTCGAAGGCGGCAAGACACCGATCCAGGACGCGGACGCGCTGCAGAAGCACGGCTTTCGCATCGCGATCTTTCCAGGCGGCACGGCGCGCGCGGTGGTGCACACGCTGCGGGGCTACTACGCGAGCCTGCATCAGCACCGCACCACGCAGCCGTGGCGCTCGCAAATGCTGGACTTCGATGAGCTCAACGAAGTGGTCGG
This is a stretch of genomic DNA from Variovorax paradoxus. It encodes these proteins:
- a CDS encoding LeuD/DmdB family oxidoreductase small subunit, producing the protein MSVTKATHRVWRLGADIDTDLLAPGHAMKHGIDIIAKHCLEAIRPDFATGVQRGDVLVAGPNFGIGSSREQAAAVLVHLGVAAVVAPSYSGLYFRNAFNVGLLLLTCAEAETLSEGEQIALDTTAPEIVAPGRKRLACEPVPGFLMDMVRAGGLMNQLRQRSGRPVFKKAHDA
- a CDS encoding hydantoinase B/oxoprolinase family protein — translated: MHDPSSATTIDPVTLAVLRGRLEQVADEMDATLYRSAFNPIIAEAHDACHGLYDAASGDTLVQGKSGLPVFVGAMAFAVRATAKAAKPRGGMNDGDIWISNDAYDGGTHANDFKLVKPFFRNGKLYCYMASAAHWHDVGGAVPGNYNPAATECWQEAVQIPPVRIVQGGVLDADVLAILQANTRLPDSLWGDLNGQLAALELGEKRLNGLLDEYGDDLVLNALGELRSRALRLMRSHIASLPDGRYSFEDVLDNDGIVNEPLTIALDMTVAGDRLLLDFSRTSPQCAGPVNISRATAVAACYVALKHLFPDVPANAGVLDAVDFNIPDKLVISCERPRPVGGYTETILRMIDVIFSAAAQADPTRAVAQAYGTINALSIAGHRSDKGREGQRWVMFSFFGGGHGGHSGGDGLSHGNAPISTATIPPLEILEAAYPVRFTEWSLRADSGGDGKHRGGLGAVYEIELLEKDAEVFVFGERGTSPPKGIAGGGEGAVNKFSYENAGEWHTPPMVSKMRGIQLTRGERVRLETPGGGGWGHAADRPAQQREADSAMGYVTTGTPTGGSKKKASE
- a CDS encoding hydantoinase/oxoprolinase family protein, coding for MTSTDKSLVVGVDVGGTFTDLFVLDEAHGTARIVKVPSTRGEEARGFMNGVARVADSAAAIATIVHGTTVGTNALLERKVARTGIITTRGFRDVLEMRRRDRPETWGLRGSFTPVVPRDLRREVDERVLADGTLHTAVDLDQVRAEARSLLEAGCEAVCVFFINTYANPENERLAVAAVRALWPNPHVTSASEVLPEIREFERCSTATLNAALQPVVGGYLERLESDLRGQGFAGELLVVQSNGGVMSRQTASDLPVRTALSGPAAGVIACAAIARAAGFPNAITGDMGGTSFDVSLVANGEAALAAQTAIEFGMVIRSPMIQIETIGAGGGSIASVDASGMLQVGPESAGSVPGPACYGRGNMRPTVTDANVLLGRIAADRPLGGGLLAALDAQKSRQAIEEHVARPLGLDVHAAAEAILTVANARMAGAIRLVSIERGHDPRRFAYMPFGGGGALHVCAMMREVGVATGIVPRYPGVTSALGCVIADMRHDAVQTLNKPLTELDVGDLQRRIDELAASCQQRLDSSGVRFDQVREVIALDMLYAGQTHTLPVVLADAGKAPITAASIRAAFEASYTAAFGRVLEGIPVRVMNLRYARIGVRPKFDLKVLAPEGRGSIVPLGTQRVFHHGQWHEAVRYARLDLPVAARIEGPAILEQADTTVWLEPGFHAEVDAHGNLLVRLS
- a CDS encoding cysteine hydrolase family protein; amino-acid sequence: MSTGKKSVAAKTALVVIDLQNDFLDASGAYARGGDTNPPALLLPVRVAEVARALKAAGGLVAASQFTLWPNAAGEPMVSPHLKAMRPYLKKGDFAPGSWGQANVDALTGLVDVTVSKVAYSAFFNTQLDWVLRHAGIDTVAVCGIVTNGGVASTVRDAHMRDYRTLVLSDGCAAFGEERHQTSLADMRNVAEVTDCTTFIASLA
- a CDS encoding FAD-dependent oxidoreductase — encoded protein: MTTKPPRHIRRAAQVEAEVHVPVAIVGGGACGLTTALMLSDAGVASVVLERDALPSGSTALSSGFIPAPGTRAQRAHGVHDDSAGRFAADIQAKAHGHAAPALVEAYAASIGPALDALQERHGLLWMLLDGFLYPGHSVHRMHSLPQKTGASLMAALQAAVEAAGIPVLTQALVDTLVLDAEDRVIGVDYLRPDGSRETLACDALLLACNGFGGNAEMVRTLLPEMAEATFGGHVGNDGSAILWGQSLGARLRDLGGYQGHGSWVTPQGALMSWAVMMEGGVQLNCEGLRFHDETQGYSEAAVHVLAQPGGIAWNVFDTPLLALARGFPDFCEAEAAGALRRCESVASLADCIGCEPSVLQGTFDAMRASTPPPDGRVFARALEAPYFAVKVTGALFHTQGGLDTAPDMRVLRHDGTPFTNLFAAGGAAGGVSGDEVWGYLSGNGLLSAVAGGYIAAHTAAALSHSTKASP
- a CDS encoding isocitrate lyase/PEP mutase family protein — translated: MTNPSFKARLARHDIVLAPGVYDALSALVAEQAGFEALYLSGASIAYTRLGRSDVGLTTYTEVADTLARITERVRLPVIVDADTGFGNALNTQRTVRGFERAGAAMVQIEDQTFPKRCGHLDGKAVVPEREMVGKLKAALDARASSDTLILARTDAVAVEGLAAALDRAEAYLECGVDALFIEALRSPEQMDAACRRFGDRVPLLANMVEGGKTPIQDADALQKHGFRIAIFPGGTARAVVHTLRGYYASLHQHRTTQPWRSQMLDFDELNEVVGTPDLIRNGQKYE